In a genomic window of Candidatus Avedoeria danica:
- a CDS encoding FAD-binding oxidoreductase, whose product MSTSHWHANLTPPVAPLAALPGHTDVLVIGAGLTGTWLALALAESGRPPLVLERTHLAAGASGRNGGLLLPGTAELYPALVARHGPAAARTLWAWAVAGAADVVATIHRYGIDCDWRPEGALHAAVSEAEAAHLRHGAAMLAADGFPGEWLAASDVAAWLDVPRPDDFFGALHLPDGGAFHSGRLVAGLVAAAASRGAKFVEGVDVRGIEGHTLQGSDDNHRPGSPITVHTDRGPITAEVVIVATNAWLPELLPHLRDAVVPVRGQVLSSSPLPTRAIRGAWSLNDGYEYLQQLSDGRLVFGGMRWAAPDREVGSPHIVPTVNDAIHAGLDRWLADHFPSLPITVERRWAGPMCWTADRLPLVGPISPRRDRAGNDDDHAADPMSARLWVAGAYSGHGVPVAPAAARLVAAGLTGGGGIGEVADRVDPSRALERPVGVRAP is encoded by the coding sequence ATGTCCACCTCCCACTGGCACGCCAACCTCACCCCACCCGTCGCCCCGCTGGCCGCACTCCCCGGCCACACCGATGTCCTCGTCATCGGCGCCGGCCTCACCGGCACGTGGCTCGCCCTCGCCCTCGCGGAGTCCGGCCGCCCGCCCCTCGTCCTCGAGCGCACGCACTTGGCCGCCGGCGCCTCGGGCCGCAACGGCGGACTGCTCCTGCCCGGCACGGCCGAGCTCTACCCCGCCCTCGTCGCCCGCCACGGCCCCGCCGCCGCCCGCACGCTCTGGGCGTGGGCCGTCGCCGGCGCCGCCGACGTCGTGGCCACGATCCACCGCTACGGCATCGACTGCGATTGGCGGCCGGAGGGCGCGCTGCACGCGGCGGTGAGCGAGGCGGAGGCGGCGCACCTGCGCCACGGCGCCGCGATGCTCGCCGCCGACGGCTTCCCGGGCGAGTGGCTTGCCGCAAGCGATGTCGCCGCCTGGCTCGACGTCCCGCGCCCGGACGACTTCTTCGGCGCCCTCCACCTCCCCGACGGCGGCGCGTTCCACTCCGGCCGCCTCGTCGCCGGCCTCGTCGCGGCGGCCGCATCGCGCGGCGCGAAGTTTGTCGAGGGCGTAGATGTCCGCGGCATCGAAGGCCATACCCTCCAAGGCTCCGACGACAACCACCGCCCCGGTTCACCGATCACCGTCCACACCGACCGCGGCCCGATCACCGCCGAGGTCGTCATCGTCGCCACGAACGCATGGCTGCCCGAGTTGCTGCCGCACCTGCGCGACGCCGTCGTGCCCGTCCGCGGCCAAGTCCTGTCCTCGTCGCCCCTCCCGACGCGCGCCATCCGCGGCGCCTGGAGCCTGAACGACGGTTACGAGTACCTCCAGCAGCTCTCGGACGGCCGCCTCGTCTTCGGCGGGATGCGCTGGGCCGCCCCGGACCGCGAGGTCGGCTCGCCTCACATCGTCCCAACCGTCAACGACGCGATCCACGCCGGCCTCGACCGCTGGCTGGCCGACCACTTCCCGTCGCTCCCGATCACGGTCGAGCGCCGCTGGGCCGGGCCGATGTGCTGGACGGCCGACCGGCTGCCACTCGTCGGGCCGATCTCGCCGCGTCGCGACCGGGCGGGCAACGACGATGACCACGCCGCGGACCCGATGTCCGCCCGCCTCTGGGTCGCCGGCGCCTACAGCGGGCACGGCGTCCCGGTGGCGCCGGCGGCGGCCCGGCTCGTGGCAGCGGGGTTGACGGGGGGCGGCGGCATCGGCGAGGTGGCGGACCGGGTGGATCCGAGCCGGGCGCTGGAAAGGCCGGTGGGGGTGCGAGCGCCGTAG
- a CDS encoding cytochrome c: MSVDLFKTTSKTTSKTTSKAIGAVGILAALGFALGGCALPPAQLPEDNGRQLTALDQSWTPDERMLYYHDSQGSVLMPYPWLMALEQPEIKFVGEVGLFLDDDYVGKFGFLPGRPVPGRPELPKDCTPSADPNDVDYTCGLPVGFSRTLLDVEALSLPGILDRDTAGLTCAACHTGELHHAGNAIRIDGGTSLMDPTNFQSALGMAVLLTERLPFRMTRFADRVLGKPQPPAAGSPDFKEQFERYKAELEAYDVTFDDKRDALRDDLGVWIKEKFAEQITASRKGLYDDYPGGFGRTDALARIANITFGTEMGIDDNLVVGSAPVKFPALWDAPYFDWSQFNGSIEQPMTRNIGEALGVRAKVHFAPTDELWEVAPGESGDEGLFEVQSTVDVPGLFAIERLLRGEQDDYFSGLRSPIWPEALFGSIEWPDARDGKALYEQRCAHCHMPPIAELVERDAAGKLVPRSDLLPPLREDGTRPDSGGSGNWVSNNADGMIEDLAAGPWPQQEWFLSLGTVDLGTIGTDPGQAANFARNIVDTKHILLPKIPKFSAESTRDVPVEKRQYPERVMPAGVGLQKVTIAISEGYYDWADARIAAEGVAAYADTLPRTLRDADGSPIDGLLKDGKIDRDFWNGYLSPGAIVAARYAARPLNGIWASPPFLHNGAVPTLYALLSPLAERPEVFYTGSRAFDVDKVGYRTDKMRGLFKFDTRVTGNSNDGHRFEAGPRGNGIIGGAYDDGQRRKIIELEVLCGPNPPAAEPAVAEPPADE; the protein is encoded by the coding sequence ATGAGCGTGGATCTCTTCAAGACGACCTCCAAGACGACCTCCAAGACGACGTCTAAGGCGATCGGTGCGGTCGGCATCCTCGCCGCTCTCGGGTTCGCGCTTGGGGGCTGTGCGCTGCCGCCGGCCCAGCTGCCCGAGGACAACGGTCGCCAGCTGACCGCTCTGGACCAGAGTTGGACACCCGACGAGCGGATGCTGTACTACCACGATTCGCAGGGCTCGGTCCTCATGCCTTACCCGTGGCTGATGGCGCTCGAGCAGCCGGAGATCAAGTTCGTCGGCGAGGTCGGCCTGTTTCTGGACGACGACTACGTCGGGAAGTTCGGCTTCCTGCCCGGCCGGCCGGTCCCGGGCCGCCCCGAACTGCCGAAGGACTGCACGCCGAGCGCCGATCCGAACGACGTCGACTACACCTGCGGCCTGCCGGTCGGCTTTTCTCGCACGCTGCTGGACGTAGAGGCGCTCTCGCTGCCGGGCATCCTCGATCGGGACACGGCCGGCTTGACGTGCGCCGCCTGTCACACCGGCGAGCTGCACCACGCGGGCAACGCGATCCGGATCGACGGCGGCACGAGCCTGATGGACCCGACGAACTTCCAGAGCGCCCTCGGCATGGCGGTGCTGCTGACGGAGCGACTGCCGTTTCGGATGACCCGCTTCGCGGACCGCGTCCTCGGCAAGCCGCAGCCGCCCGCAGCGGGCAGCCCGGACTTCAAGGAGCAGTTCGAGCGCTACAAAGCGGAGCTCGAAGCCTACGACGTCACGTTCGACGACAAGCGGGACGCGTTGCGCGACGACCTCGGCGTCTGGATCAAGGAGAAGTTCGCTGAGCAGATCACGGCGTCCCGCAAGGGGCTGTACGACGACTATCCGGGCGGGTTCGGCCGCACCGACGCGCTGGCCCGCATCGCGAACATCACGTTCGGCACGGAGATGGGGATCGACGACAACCTCGTCGTCGGCAGCGCGCCGGTGAAGTTCCCGGCGCTGTGGGACGCCCCGTACTTCGACTGGTCCCAGTTCAACGGCTCGATCGAGCAGCCGATGACGCGCAACATCGGCGAGGCGCTGGGCGTGCGGGCCAAGGTCCACTTTGCGCCGACGGACGAGCTCTGGGAGGTGGCGCCCGGCGAGTCCGGGGACGAGGGGCTGTTCGAGGTCCAGTCAACGGTCGACGTCCCGGGGCTGTTCGCCATCGAGCGCCTGTTGCGCGGCGAACAGGACGACTACTTCAGCGGGTTGCGCTCGCCGATCTGGCCGGAGGCGTTGTTCGGCTCGATCGAATGGCCGGACGCGCGCGACGGCAAGGCGCTCTACGAGCAGCGGTGCGCCCATTGCCACATGCCACCGATCGCGGAACTCGTCGAGCGCGACGCGGCGGGCAAGCTGGTGCCCCGATCCGACCTTCTGCCCCCGCTGCGCGAGGACGGAACGCGACCGGACTCTGGCGGGTCGGGCAACTGGGTCTCCAACAACGCGGACGGCATGATCGAGGACCTGGCGGCCGGGCCGTGGCCGCAGCAGGAGTGGTTCCTGAGCCTTGGGACCGTGGATCTCGGCACGATCGGCACCGACCCCGGGCAAGCGGCGAACTTCGCCCGCAACATCGTCGACACGAAGCACATCCTCCTGCCCAAGATCCCGAAGTTCAGCGCCGAGTCGACGCGCGACGTTCCGGTGGAGAAGCGCCAGTACCCCGAGCGGGTCATGCCGGCCGGCGTCGGGCTGCAGAAGGTGACGATCGCCATCAGCGAAGGCTACTACGACTGGGCCGATGCGCGGATCGCGGCCGAGGGCGTGGCGGCCTACGCCGACACGCTGCCGCGGACTCTCCGAGATGCCGACGGGAGCCCCATCGACGGGCTCCTCAAGGACGGCAAGATCGACCGTGACTTCTGGAACGGCTACCTCTCGCCGGGCGCGATCGTGGCGGCGCGCTACGCCGCACGCCCGCTGAACGGCATCTGGGCGTCGCCGCCGTTCCTGCACAACGGGGCGGTCCCGACCCTCTACGCGCTGCTCTCGCCGCTGGCCGAGCGGCCGGAGGTGTTCTACACGGGCAGTCGCGCGTTCGACGTGGACAAGGTCGGCTACCGGACGGACAAGATGCGCGGCCTCTTCAAGTTCGACACGCGCGTCACCGGGAACTCGAACGACGGCCATCGCTTCGAGGCCGGTCCGCGGGGCAACGGGATCATCGGCGGGGCCTACGATGACGGTCAGCGGCGCAAGATCATCGAGTTGGAAGTGCTGTGCGGTCCGAACCCGCCGGCTGCCGAGCCGGCTGTCGCCGAACCGCCGGCTGACGAATAG
- the hutU gene encoding urocanate hydratase produces MPSPHRESAHVPPPAPSAPPRGTTLRCRGWLQEAALRMLMNNLDPEVAEDPDRLVVYGGRGQAARSWEAFDAIVRELERLGDDETLLVQSGKPVGVLTTHRDAPRVLIANSNLVPHWATQAHFDDLAARGLMMYGQMTAGSWIYIGTQGIVQGTYETLAECGRQHFGGSLKGTITLTAGLGGMGGAQPLAVTMNDGVAIVVEVDRHRIERRIETRYLDVWTADVEDALDQAQRARDAGQALSIGLLGNACEALHTILRSGVKIDIVTDQTPAHDVSMYVPHHLSVEHADALRRDDPAGYERESMASMAEHVRAMLGFQAAGAIVFDYGNNLRQRAFDAGVADAFSFPGFVPAFIRPQFCRGRGPFRWVALSGDPEDIYTTDAIVADLFPDDEGLQRWLKLARERIAFQGLPARICWLGQGERAKAGLAFNAAVADGRLRAPIVIGRDHLDTGSVASPRRETEAMLDGTDAVSDWPLLNAMTAVASGATWVSFHHGGGVGIGFSQHSGQVTVADGTAEAAVRLRNVLTNDPALGVLRHADAGYAEAVETAGVEGLRVPMGQGL; encoded by the coding sequence ATTCCTTCGCCCCACCGGGAGTCCGCCCATGTCCCACCCCCCGCCCCGTCCGCGCCCCCCCGCGGCACCACCCTCCGCTGCCGCGGCTGGCTCCAGGAAGCCGCGCTGCGCATGCTCATGAACAACCTCGACCCCGAGGTGGCCGAGGACCCGGACCGCCTCGTGGTCTACGGCGGCCGCGGGCAGGCGGCGCGGTCGTGGGAGGCGTTCGACGCGATCGTCCGTGAGCTCGAGCGGCTGGGCGACGACGAGACGCTGCTCGTCCAGTCCGGCAAGCCCGTCGGCGTCCTGACGACGCACCGGGATGCCCCGCGGGTCCTCATCGCGAACTCGAACTTGGTGCCGCACTGGGCGACGCAGGCGCACTTCGACGACCTCGCCGCGCGCGGGCTGATGATGTACGGGCAGATGACGGCAGGGTCGTGGATCTATATCGGCACGCAGGGGATCGTCCAGGGGACGTACGAGACGCTGGCCGAGTGCGGGCGGCAGCACTTCGGCGGGTCGCTCAAGGGGACGATCACGCTCACGGCGGGCCTGGGCGGGATGGGCGGTGCGCAGCCGCTGGCGGTGACGATGAACGACGGCGTGGCGATCGTCGTCGAGGTGGACCGGCACCGGATCGAGCGGCGGATCGAGACGCGCTACCTGGATGTCTGGACGGCCGATGTCGAGGACGCGCTTGACCAGGCGCAGCGGGCGCGCGACGCGGGGCAGGCGCTGTCCATCGGCCTGCTCGGCAACGCGTGCGAGGCGCTGCACACGATCCTGCGGTCGGGCGTGAAGATCGACATCGTGACGGATCAGACGCCGGCGCACGACGTGTCGATGTACGTCCCGCACCACCTGAGCGTCGAGCACGCGGACGCGCTGCGGCGCGATGACCCTGCCGGCTACGAGCGCGAGTCGATGGCCAGCATGGCGGAGCACGTCCGGGCGATGCTGGGGTTCCAGGCCGCGGGAGCCATCGTCTTCGACTACGGCAACAACCTGCGCCAGCGTGCGTTCGACGCCGGCGTGGCGGATGCGTTTAGCTTCCCGGGCTTCGTCCCGGCGTTCATCCGCCCGCAGTTCTGCCGCGGCCGTGGCCCGTTCCGCTGGGTCGCGCTGTCCGGCGATCCGGAGGACATCTACACGACGGACGCCATCGTCGCCGACCTCTTCCCGGACGACGAGGGCCTGCAGCGCTGGCTCAAGCTGGCCCGCGAGCGGATCGCGTTCCAGGGACTGCCGGCGCGTATCTGCTGGCTCGGCCAGGGTGAGCGCGCCAAGGCGGGCCTCGCGTTCAACGCCGCCGTCGCGGATGGTCGATTGCGTGCGCCCATCGTCATCGGCCGCGACCACCTCGACACCGGCTCGGTGGCCAGCCCGCGCCGCGAGACCGAGGCGATGCTGGACGGCACGGACGCCGTCAGCGACTGGCCGCTGCTGAACGCGATGACGGCCGTGGCCAGCGGCGCGACGTGGGTCAGCTTCCACCACGGCGGCGGCGTCGGCATCGGCTTCAGCCAGCACAGCGGGCAGGTGACGGTGGCCGATGGGACGGCCGAGGCGGCGGTGCGGCTGCGGAACGTGCTGACGAACGATCCGGCGCTCGGGGTGCTGCGGCACGCGGATGCGGGGTATGCCGAGGCGGTGGAGACGGCGGGAGTGGAGGGGCTGCGGGTGCCAATGGGTCAGGGACTGTGA